A genomic window from Vagococcus sp. CY52-2 includes:
- a CDS encoding PTS lactose/cellobiose transporter subunit IIA encodes MMDEKNMQMVMGLIMHSGDAKSHAMEAIQAAKANDFSAAEVSLNEAKESLIRAHQSQTEMLTKEAQGDPIEVTLLTVHSQDHLMTSISFTDLAKEMVDLYKVINGR; translated from the coding sequence GTGATGGATGAGAAAAATATGCAAATGGTTATGGGACTCATTATGCATAGTGGAGATGCTAAAAGTCATGCGATGGAAGCAATTCAGGCAGCAAAGGCAAACGATTTTTCAGCAGCAGAAGTAAGTTTAAATGAGGCGAAAGAATCTTTGATAAGGGCGCATCAATCTCAAACGGAGATGCTAACTAAAGAAGCTCAAGGAGATCCAATAGAGGTAACACTTCTTACTGTACATAGTCAAGACCATTTGATGACGAGTATATCCTTTACTGATTTAGCCAAAGAAATGGTTGATTTATATAAAGTGATTAATGGAAGGTAA